The sequence GGGGCGTCCGGGGTGACCGGGGCGATCAGGTCCTGCCACACCCGCTCCGTGATGAACGGGACCAGCGGGGCCATCAGCCGGGTCACCGTCTCGACGACCTCGTGCAGTGTGCGCAGCGCCGCCTTGTCGCCCTGCCAGAAGCGGCGGCGCGAGCGGCGTACGTACCAGTTGGAGAGATCGTCCACGAACGCCGAGAGCAGCTTGCCGGCCCGCTGGGTGTCGTACCCCTCCATCGCGACGGTCATCTGGTCGACCAGCGCGTTGAGTTCGCTCAGCAGCCAGCGGTCCAGAACCGTGCGGTCGGCCGGGGCCGGGTCGGCCGCCGACGGGGCCCAGCCGGAGGTACGCGCGTACAGGGCCTGGAAGGCGACCGTGTTCCAGTAGGTCAGGAGCGTCTTGCGGACGACCTCCTGGATCGTGCCGTGGCCCACCCGGCGTGCCGCCCAGGGGGAGCCGCCCGCCGCCATGAACCACCGCACCGCGTCCGCCCCGTGCTGGTCCATCAGCGGGATCGGCTGGAGGATGTTGCCCAGGTGCTTGGACATCTTGCGGCCGTCCTCGGCGAGGATGTGGCCCAGGCAGACCACGTTCTCGTAGGACGACTTGTCGAAGACCAGCGTGCCGACGGCCATCATCGTGTAGAACCAGCCGCGGGTCTGGTCGATGGCCTCCGAGATGAACTGCGCCGGGTAGCGGCTCTCGAAGATCTCCTTGTTCTTGTACGGGTAGCCCCACTGCGCGAACGGCATCGAACCCGAGTCGTACCAGGCGTCGATGACCTCCGGGACGCGGTACGCCTCCAGTTGGCAGTTCTCGTGCGTGCAGGTGAAGGTGATCTCGTCGATGAAGGGGCGGTGGGGATCGAGACCCGACTGGTCCGTGCCCGTGAGTTCCGTCAGTTGCGCGCGCGAGCCCACGCACGTCAGGTGGTCGTCCTCGCAGCGCCAGACCGGCAGCGGCGTGCCCCAGTAGCGGTTGCGGGACAGCGCCCAGTCGACGTTGTTGTTCAGCCAGTCGCCGAAGCGGCCGTTCTTGACCGAGTCCGGGAACCAGTTCGTCTTCTCGTTCTCCTGGAGCAGACGGTCCTTGACGGCCGTCGTCCTGATGTACCAGGACGGCTGCGCGTAGTAGAGCAGCGCCGTGTGGCAGCGCCAGCAGTGCGGGTAGCTGTGCTCGTACGGGACGTGGCGGAAGAGCTTGCCGCGCGCGTCCAGGTCAGCGGTGAGCGCTTCGTCGGCCTTCTTGAAGAAGACGCCGCCGACCAGGGGGAGGTCTTCCTCGAACGTGCCGTCCGGGCGGACCGGGTTGACCACCGGGAGGCCGTAGGAGCGGCAGACCACGAGGTCGTCGGCGCCGAACGCGGGGGACTGGTGGACCAGACCCGTACCGTCCTCGGTGGTGACGTACTCGGCGTTGACGACGTAGTGGGCCTCGGCCGGGAAGTCGACCAGCGTGAAGGGGCGCTCGTAGCTCCAGCGCTCCATCTCGGCACCCGTGAACGACTGGCCGGTCACCTCCCAGCCCTCGCCCAGCGCCTTCTCCACCAGCGGTTCGGCGACGACGAGCTTCTCCTCGCCGTTCGTCGCGACGACGTAGCGGACCTCGGGATGCGCGGCGACCGCCGTGTTGGAGACCAGGGTCCACGGGGTGGTCGTCCAGACCAGGAGCGCCGCCTCGCCGGCCAGCGGGCCGGAGGTGAGGGGGAAGCGGACGAAGACCGAGGGGTCAACGACCGTCTCGTAGCCCTGGGCCAGCTCGTGGTCGGACAGGCCCGTGCCGCAGCGGGGGCACCAGGGGGCGACCCGGTGGTCCTGCACCAGCAGGCCCTTGTCGAAGATCTGCTGGAGCGACCACCACACGGAGTCCACGTACTCCGGGTCCATCGTGCGGTAGGCGTCGTCCAGGTCGACCCAGTAGCCCATGCGGGTCGTCAGCTCGGCGAACGCGTCGGTGTGCCGGGTCACCGACTCACGGCACCGGGCGTTGAACTCGGCGATGCCGAACGCCTCGATGTCCTTCTTGCCGTTGAAGCCCAGCTCCTTCTCCACCGCGAGCTCGACCGGCAGGCCGTGGCAGTCCCAGCCCGCCTTCCGGCCGACGTGGTAGCCCTGCATCGTGCGGAAGCGGGGGAAGACGTCCTTGAAGACGCGGGCCTCGATGTGGTGGGCGCCCGGCATGCCGTTGGCGGTGGGCGGGCCCTCGTAGAAGACCCACTCCGGACGGCCCTCGGACTGGTCGAGGCTCTTGGCGAAGACCTTGTTCTCCCGCCAGAAGTCGAGCACGGCGTGCTCCAGCGCGGGCAGGTCGACCTGGGCGGGTACCTGGCGGTACTGCGGCGATGTCATGTGCGGCTTCCTCCGGCGGATGTCTTCCACTTCCGTCGGAGGGACGAGAGCGTCTCGGCTCCCGCGGTACCACCCTCCTTGGCCCCGGGCACGGCCCGTGGCCCCCTCATTGGGGTCGCGATGCCGGGTCTAGTGGCCTGGTGCCGGGGGTGTGCCCCGCGTCTCCTGGCGTTCTTCCGGCGGCTCAGGGGTGATCTTCACACCGCGCTCGCCCCCGGGCTCCCACCGTCCCCGGGTCGCTGCTGGCTGCGTACGGCGCTACTCGTCCCGTCGATGCCTCTCGCTGGGGCCAGTGTACGGGGCCGTACGGGCGACGGCCGACCGGTTTATCGGGGGCGCGTGGGCGTGACCCGAGTGGCGGGACGGGGTACATGCACTTCCCGGCGGGACCCGCGGGCCGGATTACCGGGCGGGGAGCTGGGAACAACGGAGGCAGGCGCGCCACGACCGGACACGGGGGAGGCGAGTGGGCGGCGTGCCCCGTTGCCGCGGGGCTGGAGTCGATTTATCGTCCCAGCACGATTCGCGAGCAAGATCACAATATGTGAAGGGGCCGCGGCCATGGTGGCGAAGAAGGCAGCGAAGAAGACGGTGAAGAAGGCCGCCGCCAAGAAGACCGCGGCCAGGAAGGCGGCGGCCGGCGACAAGCCCGCCGCCTCGAAGAGCACCGCCAAGAAGACCGCGAAAAAGGCCGCACCGGCGGCCACGGAGGCGGCCCGGGCCGCCGAGCAGACGGGAGCCCCCACGGTGGTAGCCAAGAAGAGCGCGAGTCGTCCGGCAGCAGGCGCACAGGCCACGGCCCCCGTGCCGCCCGCCCGTGCCGCCGCCCCGGACGAGCTGGCCGTCCGGCCCGGCGAGGATCCCTGGACGCCCGAGGAGGTCACCGAGGCCCGCACCCTGCTGAGCAGCGAGATCCTGCGGCTCGGCAGTGAGCTGGAGGCCTCCGGCGCGGCCCTCGCCGGGCTGATGCGGGACTCGGGCGACGGCGCGGGCGACGACGAGGCCGACACCGGCACCAAGAACATCACCCGCGAGCACGAACTGTCGCTCGCCGCCAACGCCCAGGAGATGCTGGAGCAGACCGAGCGGGCGCTGGCCCGGCTTGAGGCGGGAACGTACGGGCTGTGCGAGATCTGCGGCAAGCCGATCGGCAAGGCGCGCATGCAGGCCTTCCCCCGGGCGACCCTGTGCGTCGAGGACAAGCAGAAGCAGGAGCGGCGCGGCTGATCCGCACAGGTGTGTCGTACCCTCATCCGAAGGCAGGCACCTAGGGTTGAGGGACTTACGTGGCAGAGGCGGAGCGCATCATCGGTACGCCGGACGATCCCGAGGCCGAGGGCACGGACGAGGGCGGCAGCACGGCCGCCGACGCCGCCGTCAACGCGGGCCGGGGCAGGCGGAAGGTCCTCGTTCTCCTGAGCGTGGCCGTCGTCGCCTACCTGCTCGACCTGGTCTCGAAGATGATCGTGGTCGCGAAGCTGGAGCATCAGCCGCCGA is a genomic window of Streptomyces sp. YPW6 containing:
- the ileS gene encoding isoleucine--tRNA ligase: MTSPQYRQVPAQVDLPALEHAVLDFWRENKVFAKSLDQSEGRPEWVFYEGPPTANGMPGAHHIEARVFKDVFPRFRTMQGYHVGRKAGWDCHGLPVELAVEKELGFNGKKDIEAFGIAEFNARCRESVTRHTDAFAELTTRMGYWVDLDDAYRTMDPEYVDSVWWSLQQIFDKGLLVQDHRVAPWCPRCGTGLSDHELAQGYETVVDPSVFVRFPLTSGPLAGEAALLVWTTTPWTLVSNTAVAAHPEVRYVVATNGEEKLVVAEPLVEKALGEGWEVTGQSFTGAEMERWSYERPFTLVDFPAEAHYVVNAEYVTTEDGTGLVHQSPAFGADDLVVCRSYGLPVVNPVRPDGTFEEDLPLVGGVFFKKADEALTADLDARGKLFRHVPYEHSYPHCWRCHTALLYYAQPSWYIRTTAVKDRLLQENEKTNWFPDSVKNGRFGDWLNNNVDWALSRNRYWGTPLPVWRCEDDHLTCVGSRAQLTELTGTDQSGLDPHRPFIDEITFTCTHENCQLEAYRVPEVIDAWYDSGSMPFAQWGYPYKNKEIFESRYPAQFISEAIDQTRGWFYTMMAVGTLVFDKSSYENVVCLGHILAEDGRKMSKHLGNILQPIPLMDQHGADAVRWFMAAGGSPWAARRVGHGTIQEVVRKTLLTYWNTVAFQALYARTSGWAPSAADPAPADRTVLDRWLLSELNALVDQMTVAMEGYDTQRAGKLLSAFVDDLSNWYVRRSRRRFWQGDKAALRTLHEVVETVTRLMAPLVPFITERVWQDLIAPVTPDAPESVHLASWPRAEVSAIDPGLSSHMALVRRLVELGRATRAESGVKTRQPLSRALVAANGFESLSPELRAQITEELNVTSLASLSEVGGSLVDTTAKANFRALGKRFGKGVQAVAKAVANADAAALSLALREGTASVEVEGEQVTLSPDEVIITETPREGWSVASDSGATVALDLEITPELRRAGLARDAIRLIQEARKNSGLDVADRIAVRWTTTSPATAEALVEHAPLISEEVLAEDYAQGEADDTYGTPFEDEGLALTFRLRKQ
- a CDS encoding TraR/DksA C4-type zinc finger protein, with the translated sequence MVAKKAAKKTVKKAAAKKTAARKAAAGDKPAASKSTAKKTAKKAAPAATEAARAAEQTGAPTVVAKKSASRPAAGAQATAPVPPARAAAPDELAVRPGEDPWTPEEVTEARTLLSSEILRLGSELEASGAALAGLMRDSGDGAGDDEADTGTKNITREHELSLAANAQEMLEQTERALARLEAGTYGLCEICGKPIGKARMQAFPRATLCVEDKQKQERRG